The genomic region CGGTGTTGGAGTAACTTACAAAGTTGTGCAAGTTATTAATCGGTTTTTCCGCAAAGACTCTATCCCAACTCCTTCGGATAATTTTAGTTTGCTTCTCACCGGACTTGGCACTGTGGCAGACAGGGTTACACTTTTGGATGATAATCGAATTTTTGCAAAATATTTATATGATAATTTCAAGATTACAGACAACCTTTTTTTTAGTTATTTTATTGAAAATAATGCAGAGTCATCTCTCAATGAAAAAATAAAAAAAGTCATTACTTTGCTCACGGTTGGCAGGGGACGAGCCGGAAAGCATTTGGGATTGGATATTTTATTATCGAATACATTATCAGAGGTAAAAGAAATTTATGAAAACCTGCAGAACAAATTCAAGAAAAATGAAGCGGAAATTGAATTTACGATAAAATTTTTAGAAGAAAAATACCTGAAAAAGAGCACCCAAGCCATCTTTTTTTATTACGATGAAAACGGAGAGGTACCTGTAGAATATCTTGGATTAGGTTCTTCTTACATTGCCGATAAATATAATAAACCGGCTTTGATTTTGTCTCATCTAAACGAAACAATAGTGAATGCCGAATCACGCGGACCGGAAGATTTTGATTGGATAAAGTGCTTTCAAAAAATTAAAAAAAATTTAATCCAATTCGGTGGACATAAACGAGCTGCGGGTTTTACATGTATCCCGAATCAAGTAATGAAAATCGAAAAAAAGATTGAACAAATTTCAACGGAATATCAACCAAATATTAACGCAGGCGAAAAGGTAATGATAGATTATTGTGTTGAAAAAAATGAAATTAACCCCGAATTTTTTTATGAGATATTCAGTA from Candidatus Cloacimonadota bacterium harbors:
- a CDS encoding DHH family phosphoesterase; translation: MKKNWVLRENVPIKNYEVHNVLETILKGRGIYDFIAKGSSFGLKKYLNPSIQYLRNPEEIPNLEDAAQEIISAVEKRKKICVFGHDDVDGITSSYILLQCLSELGSENHEYYIPNRIFDKFGLTENFINKMINENFELVITVDIGTSENDAIQILKSHNIDTIIIDHHRISNKLPAAISIVNPKINGLDFPESILAGVGVTYKVVQVINRFFRKDSIPTPSDNFSLLLTGLGTVADRVTLLDDNRIFAKYLYDNFKITDNLFFSYFIENNAESSLNEKIKKVITLLTVGRGRAGKHLGLDILLSNTLSEVKEIYENLQNKFKKNEAEIEFTIKFLEEKYLKKSTQAIFFYYDENGEVPVEYLGLGSSYIADKYNKPALILSHLNETIVNAESRGPEDFDWIKCFQKIKKNLIQFGGHKRAAGFTCIPNQVMKIEKKIEQISTEYQPNINAGEKVMIDYCVEKNEINPEFFYEIFSKMSPYGEKNFAPKFLLKNISISDLESIKCGNLPERTDYLFDAVVSISNSMDFSEGTRIEKIVKLVDCDCGYSD